From Cotesia glomerata isolate CgM1 linkage group LG3, MPM_Cglom_v2.3, whole genome shotgun sequence:
GACTTGCATCTCGATCGACTAtttttgatgatgatgaagatgatgataTTGATGAAGATAATGACGATGAAGCCTTTGTGGGCAATACTTGGGATTGTTTTGAATTTGACCGCGATCTGTTGCTTAATTTTCTGTGTGACGAGGAGGATTTTGAGGAAGCGAATGACTTTTCATCTTTTGCCGAAGATGCTGAAGAACCGCCGCGTAAAGACGACGAGCTCTTAGCGTCTTTAGACTTGGCCTCGCTTCCTCCACTTCCACCACTACCAACACCACGAATTGCAGAATTGTTTGACGCGAGAGAAGATGTTATTGATGATGACTTAAGGCCACCACCACTTTGATTAGATTCACTTATGTGATTCATTGCTTgtttcgataataataattgctgTTTTATTGCGTGATCTGAAAGTACAGTGTTTAACGCGGGATGTTGATTCTTTGATAATTGTGTTTTAGACGGCATATCGTTTGTTAATGACGATGAAGATAACGCAGCTACTTGACGTAGACGAGACTCTATATCACAGTTTTGTAGCTCTGCTcctgaagaaattttaagacgAGGATCCCGTGATACTGGACGCGCTGAAGCTACCATAAGACTGCTTGCTGGCGCTATCCGAGGTCCGTTGTTAGCACccacattttttaataacgatGCATTCGCTGCTGGAAACTAATCATATCATACAATTAATATggtaattgtaaaaaatagacaggaaaaaatttttaaattatgaaaaattcatattatttcattaaaattaatataaaaaaaaaaaaaaaaataataataataataaaaatgattttttgttacaaaaaaaagtattattattattattatattttttattttataataattttaatgaaataatatgaatttttgataactttaaaatttttttccctgattcaattaataaaaatttctttcttcattaatttttattaaaaaacaattatttaaatatttacctgCTTCGCTACTTGTTTATTCACTTGATTAGACACCGCAGCTACAACTTTATCCGGTTTGACTTCATTAAGGGTGATTGATGATGTCAACtggacaaataattttttttttgttataattatttatttttattgttattaatacacatgcgataatttttttggctaAACGTACCGATTCAGCTTTGACTAGAGCTGTTTGTTTCTGCTGCTGTTCAAGACTTGACTTGGCTTGCATCAACTCCAATTCTACTTTCTGTTTCTGTAACTCAAGAAGTTCTTTCTGTTTCTTAAGTAATTGCTCCCGCATCAAAGCTTCGTTGACAGATACTGGGTCTCCAGGAGGAATTTTTACAGAAGGTATCACGCTAGGTGTAGAGACTGTTGTCGGTGGTGTAGTCggagtctaaaaaaaaaaataattataataatttatcatcaaaaatttatggtaattatttacaagtggggtccattattttaattctcatttttttgaacgaaatttctatttgattttattgatatatttttttttaatttataaattttttagaaaattgtgatatttaactttttttttttaagctcatttttttatgtatctaaaaaaaatatgtatatcaaaaacatcaaaaaaagataaaatagaaattttatctaaaaacatgagccaaaattttttccaacttttgaagacAAAAAAGCTATTGAAatctttgtttttttcttttacattttttatcataaacgcgccgtaaaaacaagcagaataaaaaaaatttttaaatattaatttttctcttagatatggccaaaaattagtacttttttttattgtatctaGTATTCGTTTATGGCAAAAGCTATCAAGTGATATTATTAATCAACTCTTATTTCCTCgagagttttaaaaataaagcgtTTGAATTTTTCCTCAATCTTGAACTATCAAAAAGTTTGTAACCCTATTAATTATCCAGTTTAGCTTATTTGAATTTACTCATATAATTCATTGTATTGCATCGTATTATAATATttctgttttattatttaattacccTATTTAGTCATTGCTCATCAATTATACCTAAACTTTGTATCATTGCCATCCGGCTAAGCCTTGGGAtataaatctaataaataaataattaaaaataggatggatcccacttgtaaataattaccaaaatatatcaagtgatactaattgttaataaaatataaaaataattaccccAGCTAAGAAACGTGGGTTTAAGTGAATAGAACCCGATGAAACAGATGAATTAGGTACTGGCCACGCTGGGTCTATATTACGGACATGTATGTCGagtgaaaataatttcttagcagGAAAAACTTCACCCCAAGTTTGTCGTAATTTCCACATGCATAATCTTGTACTCTCATCGACCTATTTGAAAAAAcatacacatttttatttaagtctTTAGATATGTGTAAAGATAAAGTTTAAGAACCAGTGATAACTATTCGATCGTAACTCGTCAGCTAAAGAATTATATTGATTCTAGAAAAAGAAGAGGTCGACGTTCTTGAGCCTTCTAATTATCTTATAaatcattgaatttttaatgaatcttATAGCGGACTCCAGAATAATCACCAGAACAAAGCGGATTTAAAATACAAGTTTCCATCGAATTGTTGTCCTTgattcttataatttattattacaatttatcactaaagaaaaaaaaaaaaaaaaaaaacaattacctTTTCAAAGACACTACAAaatatattaacaattttatcagTGAAGAGTTTTAAATAAGCTCCACTGACATTCTTGACGATCGAGTCGATGAGATAAAGGACCGGCAGTTTGACTTCACTTGAAACctaataataaaacacaacAACTTACTACTTTGTTTTTTTGctttcgttttttttatttatttattaatattttttttttcaacttgaatatttgaaaatCCATTTCACTACAGCTGACCAATGAACCACTTCTTAAATATTCTCATTGCGTCACTTCACCAAAAGCCCCCACCGCATTCccccaaaaaataatttaaaaaaaaaacgcatatatatatatatatatataagtagatatttaaatataaatatagatcATATTTATGtggaaattatattttcttataatatagaaataCAAAGCaacttattttaatatatatatccGTGCATATCAGACGGATTAATTGACAGTAAATACAGAGTATAGTAAAAGAATAATCATagaatagaaattatttaaaaacaaacgATAGGAGTGTCGGTGATTTCAAAATggtactttattatttatttattcataatacTGATTATATCACAGTGatgtattgattttttttttttaatgtcgcTGTaccataaatatattaaataaataatcgacaataaaataataattaaaggtACTCCGTTGTTACTGGAAGAGACTATTGTATCCTgaacttaataattaataatattaatccataaagtaacaattaattaacttaaagtttatgtagaaataaaaatgtacaTGGCACAAACGGACTCAAAAGGTATACAACAGTCTCTCTTACAATGGAGCTGTTAAATCAGTCCGTACACgcgtttgttttttttttaaatcatgtaCTGAATAATAACTATAACAACGCAGTAATAACGTGCAGTATAAAGTTTAagtaaggtaaagtacccagtacttgaacacttataaaaatgggACCAATACTTGAACAGACTTTCAAGTTTCTAAATCTATTATCAGTAACATGcgcatattataattattaaatgatacagtaattgatttctgtaagtttttgcaattattaatcaaaacaattatattttgctattttttttcatgaaaaaggtactaaatcgtaaatcgaacaatcagtaaaaaaaaacggtaatcattttgagaaaaaaaaattgtaccatctaatgaaatagtcttttctaaataaaatatattttttgcaaaaacataaactataatttttatgttaaattttagcgtTTAACTATACctcgaaattttaaaagcgGTACCCAGAACTTGAACAGGCTGGGACCGTAAGTTTTAACAGCACTATAATCTCTGATAGGTTTATAGACTAGTAATTAGCATTGTAATTAGTATTCATtactgtaatttaaataagatttatgactaaaaattagtgtagttaaaaattattgtattgagtttttttgatttacaattgaaaatttgctttgtcattaataaaaaatgtaattaaaaaattaaatacaaatatttttcatttttaaatgaacattttaaatactcacagtattatttttaatattgttcaataatatgttatatttctttggagatttcaataaaacgttgaaaatttttactgtgcctattgccatatattttattaattcaactAGTGCTCGTTGTTTATACTGCTTAGTTTATACTGCTCCTTTGATAGtctattttaaaaacgttgtcaaaatataaataatcaattatctgCGTTATTTTGcgctttaataaattcaaaattgtttatattttcatgaaaatcactaatttcaactaatttatatattaaaagtagggtcaaataagttttactttaaaacttgttcaactactgggtgCTTTACCTtatcaacaaaatattaagaaaGACTTTTAGTTTcggtattattttaaaaatttatggatAAAGATATAAAACAGCCCTCTTGATAGAAAATCCATTTAATCCGTCTTTTGCATCGACAtgcgacaatttttttttttatttaattattaattaataaatatatggcttttttttttttttttttttttaaatttaactacaGTTGATTAATAACCTGTAACAAGTGGTTCTCAATTGCTTGGACGATGGCCGGTGCATGCTCAACGTTGTCATCTGCTAACATCGTGAGCATGTTTATCAGAGGCTTGctgttaaatttcaagtccGCAAGCGACGAACTGTACTCGTCTATTATTTCCTTTGACTTGTTAGCCGCCATTctagtcatttttaaatatttaaggtTAATATACTTAAGCAGTCGATGATCCTTTAACTGTATCCGGATTTATGAtgaaaatctaaattaaaaaacaaataaaaatagtatttaaatttaatttttttattataaataaactcattcattcattaattttttacaatgccAGTCAAGGTTGCATCATTATTtggtattttaattaaacacgTGGTGATGCGTTTCGTcacaaattattttgattattattattattgttattaagaaaggaaaaaaaacaaatgcaAGTTAtcttatttacttaaattacagaataatattatttagtgttaaaaaaaataaaaaataatgataaaattgactttttaaaTCACTTATGCGTCGTTACGCATTTCTAAGTAATCCTAGGCtaatgtatattattatttttgtcgtACTTcacgttaaaaaattatacgacatttttaaatgacaaaaaaaaaatttcttaagtgaataaaataaataaataaaaatgtgataactaaattattgagtaaaaaaaaaggtattaTAAGAAAGGTAATaagatatttatataatagcAGCTGGTTCGGATCCGCGCAACCTCGAAACAAGCTTGTACTTTATCAGTGATAGTagacgtaaaaaaaaataatacgtacaGCGATAAACGTTAAAACCaaccaattatttataaatctgagtcacgtttaattattataaacttttcATCAACTACGTAGAAATAGATTTgtacaataaaatcaaaaatattaacgcTCGTTGTTGTAACTTGTAACCACTTTCACTACAGCGAGTCGAAATATAAATAGTCACACCACATTTTCTtaacgtatttatttataaaaaaaacagtcaaaataatttattaaaagtgaTATGAAATAGACTAATACCTTAATAATCCATTTTGTTGATAATGTGCACTGgagttgtaaaaaaaactgCACCAGGagatgtataaaaaaaaaaaagaaattaacaaatattaaatgcGACGACTGCTTGTTAACTGAGTCTCTACTCAAAATGTCGACCCGACCATTCCCCTTTGGACTCTTTCAGCAAGCAAGCAAGCAAGGATGTGAGTGGCGCCCTCTTTTTTGTTCAACATGGCGTTTTCCGATTTTTAATAACCAACAAGATGTATGATTGAACACTTGCCTTaaggaattattttaaacatttggagaattgaaattattagctaacaattgttaatttttttaattttataattaaactttttgctataatattaaagttagccgacgtttttaattttttattgtttttttcatttattaaattataactacaaaatatttttaaaaaattgcacgtgtagttttttaaattttttacaaatgaatttttttttttatatttttgtaataattttttcaataaaaaaaaattctagaaatttttaattgtcggctaacttaattttcatctttttgctttataattttttattgcaaaatattctaaaaaaattttaatcactgCCAACTTGTGTCATATTTCAATTTGATGAGGAACGTTAATctatgtaattaaattaaagaattttttttattttttattttcagcttgaaaattaatttagcatttattgaataacttatagaattttataacaaataaattaataatgataaaattagccaacatttttgatttttttattttgcttaattaattaaattataacgaaatatttttaaaaaattgcacatagtttttgaagtttttatcaaataaaaaaatttttttgtaataattttttaataaaaaaaatcataacaatttttagatgtcggctaactttatattcataataaattatggcaaaaaaaaattaacaagtaaaaaataaaaaaaaataaaaaattcaattttttaaaaataattttttggaacaaatttttttatttaataaaattaaaaaattgtgaagtaTCTGACGATATCTGACGAAGACATCTGAcgatttttagaattttttttattaaaaaaaaaaataacatatgttaaaaatttgaaaaactataagtgcaatttttttaaaaatattttttagttttaatttaattaaaaaaatttttaatgtcagctaattttagtatcatcaGGTTGGTGACTTCAATTaagcaattaaataattttattacaaggTTTAATATTTTGGATAAATAAGAACAACAGGTAAATTATgtataagaattaaaaaaggtttattatctaaattcatttaattctcaattaacaaataagattaaagttaatttatgttttgtaaatataaattatattttttatgaaagccCGTACAATTTCAATGTTCTATCCATACTTGTAGATGCAATGTATTGGGCGTTTTTGCCGAATCTCACACCAGTTGCAGCAGCCGTATGGTCATTAAATACCTTCAATTCTTGCCATTGCTTGCATAAATAAACTctgaaacaatttattaattttattagtaaattaattgtaaatcgactaatataaataataagaaaataataaaatacattaccTGACATCTGTACCAGAGACAGCTAGGTAAGTTCCAGTTTTATCGAAAGCCAAATCTTTAACGTCGTATCCGTCATCGAGCTGTAATGTCTTGAAGTTCTTCAACTTTCTTAAATCCCAGAGTTTGACGCAGGAATCTTCAGCCGAGGTTGCTAAATAGTAACCATTTTCTGAGAATGTAATTGAAGTTATTTCTCCAACATGTCCAGGGAAGTTCGCTACATTCGACTGTTCTTTGAGATCCCAGATTTTAATCTGAGAATCAGCGGTTCCGGTACCAAAAATCAAACCATCAGGGTGAAATTGTGCTGCTGTTAATGCTTCTGGACTTGCaacctaataaaaaaattaaaaattaataatgtagATTTGGTAAATAATTAGagtactagcaaccttgcagtcactatgtgactttggtgatttgtgaactataaattaatagaattttgcttcattaaataatgagtTTTGTCAAAtagcactgtactttttttaactattgatgttcttaaagatataagctcatctcgatgttacactcatcaagagctttcattagaGAACccatattttcatatatttttcaaatatacatatatataaatatataattatatgaaaaattgatgtgggtactcaaatgagagatctcgatgagtgtaatgtcgggatgagcttatatcttaaaacatttcaaaagttcacaagatagaagttcatttcttaattattgacatttttaaagatataagctcatcccgatgttacactcatcaagagctttaatttgagtacccacatgcattttcatatatttttcatatatacatatatataatctatataaatatatgaaaaaatgatgtgggtactcaaatgaaaggtcttgatgagtgtaacatcgggatgagcttatatctttgaaaatgtcaatatttcacaagatacaaggtaatttctagATTATATATTTAGAGATAGAACATTTtagaatgcagcctaaatacttatatttatcatttaacaTTACCTTGGTCAGTAATCTACCAGTACGTATGTCGGAGAAAGCCCAATTGTTGTCTAAAGATGAACTCAGTAAATAATCACCAGTAGGATGCAAAGACAAACCAGTAACTGCAGCATCGTGAGCGCGGAGTAGCAACGTAGTTTGACTTGTTCCAACGTTCCATATACGTATTGTCGTATCGGGTGATGCGGTCATCACAACATCTTCTTCAGGGTGATAAACAACTTTCGTAACTTTCTTGGTGTGTCCTTTCAAAATAGCCACTACTTGTTCAGTGTCTTTGTTAAATACTGTAGCATTTTTATCAGCGCCTCCAGTCAGAATTTTACTGGTGTCAGATGCGTGAATGTCTAGAGCCAAAATACCAGGAACACTAGCCGAGTGAAGACTAGGATGTGATGCAATCGTTTGAAACTCGCGGATCCTTTCAGCAGGCAACAGATCTTCTGGGATTGATCTTCCTCGTCGCTTTCGTTCTTGGGTTAATACTGTTGCCTTTTCTTGGAGAATGTGAATAATATCCTCGGTTATTCCCGCTTGTTCAACAGGCTGTGCAGCTATTCCACCAGCTTCAACTGCAATAGCTGGCTGTGGAATTGCTGTCGCTTGAGTAATTCCACTGGGCGGTTTCAGAGATGCCAGAGCTTCACGTGCCGCTGTTACTTCTTTAGTTAATCGCGAAATAACACGACAAGCCGCATCGTGTTGGTAAAGTGCATGAGACAATTCCTGTCTCGCTGTCTGTAATTGTCCTCGTACTGTAAATGAGTTAAGCATCACTGCGTCCCATTCATCTTGCAATATTTTTAGGATCGCTGGAATCGACGTAGCACTTGGAGGCTTCGGCTTTACTACTGGCGAagctgaataaaaaattaattttatttttttaaataaattttataaaaatatttagcaataaattttacagaaaaaactcttgaaaaatttgaaaattaatttagcagatatttgacaattttaagaaattttgtaacaaataaataattgcaaaaaaaaattaaaaatgcaattttttaaaaataattttttggagtaaattttgttaaaaaaaattaggaaaacggttgaccctgaaggccatccctgcaacttcccgctaattccatacttaggcgcttaaaattgcaccaatggtgtttttgagctcttcgagttcaaaaatacaatttatgggttattttgagctctccaagctcagattgttttcctatgcttttgagctcgaagagtcTGATAaggatttgataagacactattttttgaatttttaaaccacaataacttttgaatgaataaaccgattttcacgcggttggcagcatttgacgcagtttttcaagcctcacaaagaatctcaaatttttgattgatcgcgctaggaattttggagttattccgaaataacacttttttcggttttctttcgttcacgatatctctcgaacgaattaaccgattttgaccggactggtggcgatcgacgtggttttttgaggttaagagctgattagtttttggaattgaactattaagccgtttaaaagttattccaaaaaaaccacatttgaaacaattttttttttcagttttttgaagatttctcaaaatctattgatctgaatcggtccaaatagttttcaaaatctaagtttggtcaagccctttcgaatggcaccaaccgcgatgaaatcggtcaaaccgttcaaaagttataagcggttcacatactttcacacacacacacacacacacacacacacacacacacacacacacacacacacacacatacagacgccgtgacaacctcgcggggatagtcagggaagcttcctgtgaccttcaaacgtcgagatctgatgaaaactcggtttttgcaaaacggggtgaaaacaataacttcccgatttttgaaaatcttcgattttcgtagcgggaagttaaaaatttttttaatgatgaaGTAaatgctaactttaatgttaaaatatgtaattaaagttagcagtcactagagaattaaaaaaatttttttaacccgtcagaACTCACGTGAATTTTAATGTCTCACTTGCACTACAACGCCGCTCTATAAGTCGGATGTTGTTGCGTGAGCAAAATGCTCATAACGTGAGTGCTGACGggttaacaaacaaatttgttcaaaaaaattactttaaaaaaattgcattttttatttttttttaatttttacgtcaatttttttttccataatttatttaaaaaaaaaaattattaaatatctgctaaatttattttcattgttaaagTACAAACCTTTTACTTCAATGAGTTGTTCAATGGTCAACTCTTTTCCATTTATTGGGTCGACTCCGTTTTcagtaatatatttttctataagTCGTTTTTCAAATATATGACCCGATATTGGAGAAATTACAGGATGTTCTGGTACTTCATTGcaaactgaaaatttaaaaaataaaaaaatattaatttcatttagcGATAAAACcgctaaataattttaaggttaTAAAATAACGCCggcttataaaataataaaactctcCGTAGAGATTGATAAAAGAtgtgtttgatttttttcttttgtatgtaaaagatataaaaaaatttaataaacttactTGAACACGAaagagacatttttttaaatgaaaatatataaacgTAATAGAATGAAAGCGAGCTTTAAAACTtagtcaataaatattatcagtTTTACACAATCCATACAGAGTTTCGGTCAGTTTCGGTTATGTCTGCTAAAGGCATTAGCTCCTGTGGCAGGACTGGCAGGGAGAGCCAAAAACGACACTAGCGTTCACAGTACGCTGTGATGTCATATCACGGTTTAGTTGAATCGCGACTAGCGCTGCCACGCGAGGACTGATGATACCCCTTTGATAGCGcgaaatttaacattaaattttatttataattataagaaaaccTTTTGGGAAAACCCCACAACTTAGGTCTAGAATTTTAGCTATTAGTAAAAAAGGTTActgttaaaatatatttttactctctgaaaatttatcacaatagactaggaataataaaatagaaaagagGATTAAgccataaatatatcaatttaCTACCTAATTGCTCTCGAcataagtaattataaaaatattagaaaatatattttaatctcTTAAggaa
This genomic window contains:
- the LOC123261152 gene encoding pre-mRNA-processing factor 19, whose protein sequence is MSLSCSICNEVPEHPVISPISGHIFEKRLIEKYITENGVDPINGKELTIEQLIEVKASPVVKPKPPSATSIPAILKILQDEWDAVMLNSFTVRGQLQTARQELSHALYQHDAACRVISRLTKEVTAAREALASLKPPSGITQATAIPQPAIAVEAGGIAAQPVEQAGITEDIIHILQEKATVLTQERKRRGRSIPEDLLPAERIREFQTIASHPSLHSASVPGILALDIHASDTSKILTGGADKNATVFNKDTEQVVAILKGHTKKVTKVVYHPEEDVVMTASPDTTIRIWNVGTSQTTLLLRAHDAAVTGLSLHPTGDYLLSSSLDNNWAFSDIRTGRLLTKVASPEALTAAQFHPDGLIFGTGTADSQIKIWDLKEQSNVANFPGHVGEITSITFSENGYYLATSAEDSCVKLWDLRKLKNFKTLQLDDGYDVKDLAFDKTGTYLAVSGTDVRVYLCKQWQELKVFNDHTAAATGVRFGKNAQYIASTSMDRTLKLYGLS